One Brassica napus cultivar Da-Ae chromosome A5, Da-Ae, whole genome shotgun sequence DNA window includes the following coding sequences:
- the LOC106450473 gene encoding transcription factor bHLH70-like isoform X2, with amino-acid sequence MEEKIQGQNKLSSLDQKVIVRRSLQVQGSEEDQRFVLEEDMMQQSEDLSSVLSVKDPNFLRLLSLQTLQKPWELGDYLPHEVPEFHSPTNYYHQNPSLERVNEAISSQELQLNPLRKRRNNNNLVAASVSREKRKRKRTKPTKNTEEMESQRMTHITVERNRRRQMNVYLSSLRSLIPSSYILRGDQASIVGGAIDFVKLLEQQLQSLEAQKVTQQTDTKDISLEQSSKLRIDATVIESHVNLKIQCPKKQGQLLRSIIWLEKLRFTVLHLNVTSPCNATVSYSFNLKMEEDCTLTSADEITAAVRQILDC; translated from the exons ATGGAGGAGAAGATACAAGGACAAAACAAGCTCTCT TCTTTGGATCAGAAAGTGATTGTGAGAAGAAGCTTACAAGTTCAAGGATCAGAAGAGGATCAAAGATTTGTCCTTGAGGAAGATATGATGCAACAAAGTGAAGATCTTTCTTCGGTTTTGTCTGTCAAAGACCCAAACTTTCTAAGACTACTCTCTCTTCAAACACTCCAAAAGCCTTGGGAGCTAGGAGACTATCTCCCACATGAAGTTCCAGAGTTTCATTCACCCACCAACTACTACCATCAGAACCCATCTCTGGAAAGAGTCAACGAAGCCATCTCAAGCCAAGAACTTCAGTTAAACCCACTACGCAAGCGcagaaacaacaacaacttgGTAGCAGCATCAGTgagcagagagaagagaaagagaaagagaaccaAACCAACAAAGAACACAGAAGAGATGGAGAGTCAGAGAATGACGCACATAACGGTTGAACGTAACCGCAGACGCCAGATGAACGTTTATCTCAGCTCACTCCGCTCTCTCATCCCATCTTCCTACATCCTTAGG GGAGACCAAGCGTCAATAGTAGGAGGAGCTATAGACTTCGTGAAGCTCCTCGAGCAACAGTTACAATCACTCGAAGCGCAAAAGGTTACTCAACAAACTGATACCAAAGACATTTCGTTAGAACAAAGTAGTAAACTGAGGATCGATGCCACGGTGATAGAGAGTCACGTGAATCTCAAGATACAATGCCCGAAGAAACAAGGACAGCTTCTCAGATCAATCATTTGGTTAGAGAAGCTTAGGTTCACTGTTCTTCATCTCAACGTTACTTCTCCATGCAATGCAACTGTCTCTTATTCCTTCAACCTCAAG ATGGAAGAGGACTGTACTTTGACATCGGCCGATGAGATAACGGCGGCGGTTCGTCAGATATTGGACTGCTGA
- the LOC106450473 gene encoding transcription factor bHLH70-like isoform X1 produces the protein MEEKIQGQNKLSVSSLDQKVIVRRSLQVQGSEEDQRFVLEEDMMQQSEDLSSVLSVKDPNFLRLLSLQTLQKPWELGDYLPHEVPEFHSPTNYYHQNPSLERVNEAISSQELQLNPLRKRRNNNNLVAASVSREKRKRKRTKPTKNTEEMESQRMTHITVERNRRRQMNVYLSSLRSLIPSSYILRGDQASIVGGAIDFVKLLEQQLQSLEAQKVTQQTDTKDISLEQSSKLRIDATVIESHVNLKIQCPKKQGQLLRSIIWLEKLRFTVLHLNVTSPCNATVSYSFNLKMEEDCTLTSADEITAAVRQILDC, from the exons ATGGAGGAGAAGATACAAGGACAAAACAAGCTCTCTGTAAGT TCTTTGGATCAGAAAGTGATTGTGAGAAGAAGCTTACAAGTTCAAGGATCAGAAGAGGATCAAAGATTTGTCCTTGAGGAAGATATGATGCAACAAAGTGAAGATCTTTCTTCGGTTTTGTCTGTCAAAGACCCAAACTTTCTAAGACTACTCTCTCTTCAAACACTCCAAAAGCCTTGGGAGCTAGGAGACTATCTCCCACATGAAGTTCCAGAGTTTCATTCACCCACCAACTACTACCATCAGAACCCATCTCTGGAAAGAGTCAACGAAGCCATCTCAAGCCAAGAACTTCAGTTAAACCCACTACGCAAGCGcagaaacaacaacaacttgGTAGCAGCATCAGTgagcagagagaagagaaagagaaagagaaccaAACCAACAAAGAACACAGAAGAGATGGAGAGTCAGAGAATGACGCACATAACGGTTGAACGTAACCGCAGACGCCAGATGAACGTTTATCTCAGCTCACTCCGCTCTCTCATCCCATCTTCCTACATCCTTAGG GGAGACCAAGCGTCAATAGTAGGAGGAGCTATAGACTTCGTGAAGCTCCTCGAGCAACAGTTACAATCACTCGAAGCGCAAAAGGTTACTCAACAAACTGATACCAAAGACATTTCGTTAGAACAAAGTAGTAAACTGAGGATCGATGCCACGGTGATAGAGAGTCACGTGAATCTCAAGATACAATGCCCGAAGAAACAAGGACAGCTTCTCAGATCAATCATTTGGTTAGAGAAGCTTAGGTTCACTGTTCTTCATCTCAACGTTACTTCTCCATGCAATGCAACTGTCTCTTATTCCTTCAACCTCAAG ATGGAAGAGGACTGTACTTTGACATCGGCCGATGAGATAACGGCGGCGGTTCGTCAGATATTGGACTGCTGA
- the LOC106450474 gene encoding metal tolerance protein 1 has protein sequence MEPSSPQHSHIIEVNASKSDEERAATLGSVKVCGETPCHLNNASGDAEERTASMRKLCIAVVLCLLFMTVEVFGGIKANSLAILTDAAHLLSDVAAFAISLFSLWAAGWEATPRQTYGFFRVEILGALVSIQLIWLLTGILVYEAIIRLLTETSDVNGFLMFLVAAFGLLVNIVMAVLLGHDHGHGHGHDHHDHGGVTVTTHHHHGHTHGEDKHHSHGDVTEQLLDKSEKRKRNINVQGAYLHVLGDSIQSVGVMIGGAIIWYKPEWKIVDLICTLVFSVIVLGTTINMIRSILEVLMESTPREIDATKLEQGLLEMEEVVAVHELHIWAITVGKVLLACHVNITPEADADMVLNKVIDYIRREYNISHVTIQIER, from the coding sequence ATGGAGCCTTCAAGCCCCCAACATAGTCACATCATCGAGGTCAATGCATCAAAATCTGATGAAGAAAGAGCAGCAACACTTGGTTCAGTTAAAGTCTGTGGAGAAACACCTTGTCATCTCAACAACGCCTCTGGTGACGCCGAGGAACGCACTGCTTCCATGAGAAAGCTCTGCATCGCTGTGGTGCTATGTCTTCTCTTCATGACCGTTGAAGTCTTCGGTGGGATCAAAGCTAATAGCTTGGCTATACTAACCGACGCagctcatcttctctctgatgTTGCCGCCTTTGCCATCTCCTTGTTCTCCCTGTGGGCTGCCGGCTGGGAAGCGACGCCTAGGCAGACTTATGGGTTCTTCAGGGTTGAGATTCTCGGAGCTCTTGTCTCTATCCAGCTCATTTGGCTTCTCACAGGGATCCTTGTCTATGAAGCTATCATTAGACTTCTTACTGAGACCAGTGATGTTAATGGGTTTCTTATGTTCCTTGTTGCTGCGTTTGGGCTGTTGGTGAATATCGTAATGGCTGTTCTCCTAGGACATGATCATGGCCATGGACATGGTCATGACCATCACGACCACGGTGGGGTGACTGTTACCACCCATCACCATCATGGTCATACTCATGGTGAGGACAAGCATCACTCTCATGGTGATGTTACTGAGCAGTTGCTAGACAAAtcagagaagaggaagaggaacatCAATGTGCAAGGAGCTTACCTCCACGTCCTTGGAGACTCAATCCAGAGCGTTGGTGTTATGATTGGAGGAGCCATCATTTGGTACAAGCCGGAGTGGAAGATAGTTGATCTGATCTGCACGCTTGTCTTCTCGGTTATTGTCTTGGGGACAACCATCAACATGATCAGAAGCATTCTCGAGGTGTTGATGGAGAGTACACCTAGAGAGATTGACGCTACGAAGCTGGAACAGGGTTTGCTGGAGATGGAGGAAGTGGTGGCTGTTCATGAGCTTCACATTTGGGCTATCACTGTGGGGAAAGTGCTGCTTGCTTGCCATGTTAATATCACACCGGAGGCAGATGCTGATATGGTGTTGAACAAGGTTATTGATTACATCCGGAGAGAGTATAACATCAGTCATGTCACAATACAAATTGAGCGTTAA
- the LOC106450475 gene encoding two-component response regulator-like APRR9 isoform X2 — protein sequence MAETMVSRGKSSEVVRWEKYLPKTVLSVLLVESDDSTRQIITALLQKCSYKVVAVSDGLAAWETLKEKSNEIDLILTELDLPAISGFALLALVMEHEACKNIPVIMMSSEDSMTMVLKCMLKGAADYLIKPMRKNELKNLWQHVWRRLAVRDGHNGHGLSLPASQQNLEDSDETSADHSDQGSGAQATTSCYGNNRLMEDVTMDLIGGIDKRAECFYGDNTRDEYVGPELGLSLKRSCSGSFEKQDQTTKQQKLSLSDESVGITLTCRYENSQPAEKADAAVEPSSSAEPKTPSESHEKLLRCDHGSVTTSSNHENMGSSSISGQNELSFRNQVGSESTNDVKAKEQQEESCGLSVEHRRSQREAALMKFRLKRKDRCFDKKVRYQSRKKLAEQRPRVKGQFMRAVMNSNASK from the exons ATGGCGGAGACGATGGTGAGCAGAGGCAAGTCGTCGGAGGTTGTCCGGTGGGAGAAGTACCTCCCCAAAACGGTGCTTAGCGTTTTACTCGTCGAGTCCGATGACTCAACTCGACAAATCATCACCGCCCTTCTTCAAAAATGCTCTTACAAAG ttGTAGCTGTGTCCGATGGTTTAGCTGCGTGGGAGACTCTAAAGGAGAAGTCAAATGAGATTGACCTTATACTAACGGAGCTTGATTTGCCAGCTATATCTGGTTTTGCGTTACTTGCTTTGGTGATGGAGCATGAAGCTTGCAAGAACATTCCTGTCATAA tgATGTCGTCGGAAGATTCGATGACGATGGTGTTGAAGTGTATGCTTAAAGGCGCTGCTGATTATCTGATTAAGCCAATGAGGAAGAACGAGTTGAAGAATCTATGGCAACATGTGTGGAGAAGACTTGCT GTGCGTGATGGTCACAATGGTCACGGTCTTAGCTTACCAGCTTCACAGCAGAACCTTGAAGATAGTGATGAAACTAGTGCAGATCATTCTGATCAAGGAAGTGGTGCTCAGGCTACAACAAGCTGCTACGGTAACAATAGGCTAATGGAGGATGTGACAATGGATTTGATCGGTGGAATTGACAAACGGGCTGAGTGTTTCTACGGAGACAACACTCGTGATGAGTATGTTGGTCCGGAGCTTGGACTTTCTCTGAAAAGATCTTGCTCTGGAAGTTTCGAGAAGCAAGATCAAACCACCAAGCAACAAAAGCTTAGCCTCTCCGATGAATCAGTAGGCATTACATTAACTTGTAGATATGAGAACAGCCAGCCAGCAGAGAAAGCAGACGCTGCTGTAGAGCCGAGTAGCTCAGCTGAGCCCAAGACACCAAGTGAATCACATGAGAAGCTGTTAAGATGTGATCACGGAAGCGTTACAACGAGCAGCAACCACGAGAACATGGGATCATCAAGTATAAGCGGACAAAATGAGTTAAGCTTCCGTAACCAAGTTGGTTCTGAAAGCACCAATGATGTGAAAGCAAAGGAACAACAAGAAGAAAGTTGTGGTCTGAGTGTAGAGCATCGTCGGAGTCAGAGAGAGGCTGCACTGATGAAGTTCCGGTTGAAGAGGAAAGATCGATGCTTTGACAAAAAGGTAAGGTATCAGAGCAGGAAGAAGCTAGCAGAGCAGCGTCCACGAGTGAAAGGCCAGTTCATGCGTGCAGTGATGAACTCAAATgcgtctaaataa
- the LOC106450475 gene encoding two-component response regulator-like APRR9 isoform X1, with amino-acid sequence MAETMVSRGKSSEVVRWEKYLPKTVLSVLLVESDDSTRQIITALLQKCSYKVVAVSDGLAAWETLKEKSNEIDLILTELDLPAISGFALLALVMEHEACKNIPVISTMVIPSMMSSEDSMTMVLKCMLKGAADYLIKPMRKNELKNLWQHVWRRLAVRDGHNGHGLSLPASQQNLEDSDETSADHSDQGSGAQATTSCYGNNRLMEDVTMDLIGGIDKRAECFYGDNTRDEYVGPELGLSLKRSCSGSFEKQDQTTKQQKLSLSDESVGITLTCRYENSQPAEKADAAVEPSSSAEPKTPSESHEKLLRCDHGSVTTSSNHENMGSSSISGQNELSFRNQVGSESTNDVKAKEQQEESCGLSVEHRRSQREAALMKFRLKRKDRCFDKKVRYQSRKKLAEQRPRVKGQFMRAVMNSNASK; translated from the exons ATGGCGGAGACGATGGTGAGCAGAGGCAAGTCGTCGGAGGTTGTCCGGTGGGAGAAGTACCTCCCCAAAACGGTGCTTAGCGTTTTACTCGTCGAGTCCGATGACTCAACTCGACAAATCATCACCGCCCTTCTTCAAAAATGCTCTTACAAAG ttGTAGCTGTGTCCGATGGTTTAGCTGCGTGGGAGACTCTAAAGGAGAAGTCAAATGAGATTGACCTTATACTAACGGAGCTTGATTTGCCAGCTATATCTGGTTTTGCGTTACTTGCTTTGGTGATGGAGCATGAAGCTTGCAAGAACATTCCTGTCATAAGTACGATGGTGATCCCCTCAA tgATGTCGTCGGAAGATTCGATGACGATGGTGTTGAAGTGTATGCTTAAAGGCGCTGCTGATTATCTGATTAAGCCAATGAGGAAGAACGAGTTGAAGAATCTATGGCAACATGTGTGGAGAAGACTTGCT GTGCGTGATGGTCACAATGGTCACGGTCTTAGCTTACCAGCTTCACAGCAGAACCTTGAAGATAGTGATGAAACTAGTGCAGATCATTCTGATCAAGGAAGTGGTGCTCAGGCTACAACAAGCTGCTACGGTAACAATAGGCTAATGGAGGATGTGACAATGGATTTGATCGGTGGAATTGACAAACGGGCTGAGTGTTTCTACGGAGACAACACTCGTGATGAGTATGTTGGTCCGGAGCTTGGACTTTCTCTGAAAAGATCTTGCTCTGGAAGTTTCGAGAAGCAAGATCAAACCACCAAGCAACAAAAGCTTAGCCTCTCCGATGAATCAGTAGGCATTACATTAACTTGTAGATATGAGAACAGCCAGCCAGCAGAGAAAGCAGACGCTGCTGTAGAGCCGAGTAGCTCAGCTGAGCCCAAGACACCAAGTGAATCACATGAGAAGCTGTTAAGATGTGATCACGGAAGCGTTACAACGAGCAGCAACCACGAGAACATGGGATCATCAAGTATAAGCGGACAAAATGAGTTAAGCTTCCGTAACCAAGTTGGTTCTGAAAGCACCAATGATGTGAAAGCAAAGGAACAACAAGAAGAAAGTTGTGGTCTGAGTGTAGAGCATCGTCGGAGTCAGAGAGAGGCTGCACTGATGAAGTTCCGGTTGAAGAGGAAAGATCGATGCTTTGACAAAAAGGTAAGGTATCAGAGCAGGAAGAAGCTAGCAGAGCAGCGTCCACGAGTGAAAGGCCAGTTCATGCGTGCAGTGATGAACTCAAATgcgtctaaataa
- the LOC106450475 gene encoding two-component response regulator-like APRR9 isoform X3: MSSEDSMTMVLKCMLKGAADYLIKPMRKNELKNLWQHVWRRLAVRDGHNGHGLSLPASQQNLEDSDETSADHSDQGSGAQATTSCYGNNRLMEDVTMDLIGGIDKRAECFYGDNTRDEYVGPELGLSLKRSCSGSFEKQDQTTKQQKLSLSDESVGITLTCRYENSQPAEKADAAVEPSSSAEPKTPSESHEKLLRCDHGSVTTSSNHENMGSSSISGQNELSFRNQVGSESTNDVKAKEQQEESCGLSVEHRRSQREAALMKFRLKRKDRCFDKKVRYQSRKKLAEQRPRVKGQFMRAVMNSNASK; the protein is encoded by the exons ATGTCGTCGGAAGATTCGATGACGATGGTGTTGAAGTGTATGCTTAAAGGCGCTGCTGATTATCTGATTAAGCCAATGAGGAAGAACGAGTTGAAGAATCTATGGCAACATGTGTGGAGAAGACTTGCT GTGCGTGATGGTCACAATGGTCACGGTCTTAGCTTACCAGCTTCACAGCAGAACCTTGAAGATAGTGATGAAACTAGTGCAGATCATTCTGATCAAGGAAGTGGTGCTCAGGCTACAACAAGCTGCTACGGTAACAATAGGCTAATGGAGGATGTGACAATGGATTTGATCGGTGGAATTGACAAACGGGCTGAGTGTTTCTACGGAGACAACACTCGTGATGAGTATGTTGGTCCGGAGCTTGGACTTTCTCTGAAAAGATCTTGCTCTGGAAGTTTCGAGAAGCAAGATCAAACCACCAAGCAACAAAAGCTTAGCCTCTCCGATGAATCAGTAGGCATTACATTAACTTGTAGATATGAGAACAGCCAGCCAGCAGAGAAAGCAGACGCTGCTGTAGAGCCGAGTAGCTCAGCTGAGCCCAAGACACCAAGTGAATCACATGAGAAGCTGTTAAGATGTGATCACGGAAGCGTTACAACGAGCAGCAACCACGAGAACATGGGATCATCAAGTATAAGCGGACAAAATGAGTTAAGCTTCCGTAACCAAGTTGGTTCTGAAAGCACCAATGATGTGAAAGCAAAGGAACAACAAGAAGAAAGTTGTGGTCTGAGTGTAGAGCATCGTCGGAGTCAGAGAGAGGCTGCACTGATGAAGTTCCGGTTGAAGAGGAAAGATCGATGCTTTGACAAAAAGGTAAGGTATCAGAGCAGGAAGAAGCTAGCAGAGCAGCGTCCACGAGTGAAAGGCCAGTTCATGCGTGCAGTGATGAACTCAAATgcgtctaaataa
- the LOC106450476 gene encoding probable RNA-binding protein ARP1 isoform X1 yields the protein MAQQQRQQFQMGDTKLTKIFVGGLAWETQKDTMRRYFEQFGEIVEAVVISDKNTGRSKGYGFVTFKEGEAAMRACQNMNPVIDGRRANCNLAFLGAHKPRPPTSPRHGTGRFRSPGGAGLVAPSPQFRGSSSSSAFVQHTGQFPIPYSAYGFSGYSQEGMYPMNYYNHHLYGGQQFSPYMGPPSSGSTGMFHGYYPYYPQYNPAQSSNQAQAQTHHQGFSFQYTTPPAPPVLHYPYLPHQQFSSQPPPPPILSLPTSLALSLASSAPSSSSSASTSAATTATKTVVVTTTAAEASNKDGHEAVTSSSIKIED from the exons ATGGCTCAGCAGCAGAGACAACAGTTTCAGATGGGTGATACGAAGCTGACGAAGATCTTCGTGGGAGGATTGGCTTGGGAGACGCAGAAAGATACAATGAGACGTTACTTCGAACAGTTTGGTGAAATCGTTGAAGCTGTCGTTATTTCTGATAAGAACACTGGCAGATCCAAAGGCTATGGCTTT GTGACGTTTAAGGAAGGAGAAGCAGCGATGAGAGCTTGTCAGAATATGAATCCTGTGATTGATGGAAGGAGAGCTAATTGCAATCTTGCTTTTCTTGGTGCTCACAAACCTCGTCCTCCTACTTCTCCTAGAcatg GAACAGGTAGATTTAGGTCACCAGGAGGAGCAGGATTAGTTGCTCCTTCTCCTCAGTTCAGaggctcctcttcttcctctgcttttGTTCAACACACTGGTCAATTCCCAATCCCTTACTCTGCTTATGG ATTCTCTGGTTATTCTCAGGAGGGAATGTACCCAAtg AACTACTACAATCATCACCTCTATGGTGGGCAGCAGTTTTCACCATATATGGGACCTCCATCATCAGGATCAACAGGAATGTTCCATGGTTACTATCCTTACTATCCTCAGTACAATCCAGCACAAAGCAGCAACCAAGCTCAAGCTCAAACTCATCATCAAGGTTTCAGCTTTCAATACACTACTCCTCCTGCTCCTCCTGTGTTACACTACCCTTACTTGCCTCATCAGCAGTTCAGCTCTCAGCCTCCTCCACCTCCAATCCTCTCCCTTCCAACCTCTTTGGCTCTATCATTAGCATCTTCAGCTCCATCTTCATCCTCTTCAGCTTCCACCTCAG CTGCAACAACTGCAACCAAAACAGTAGTTGTGACTACAACAGCAGCTGAAGCTAGCAACAAAGATGGTCATGAAGCAGTTACATCATCATCCATCAAGATAGAGGATTGA
- the LOC106450476 gene encoding probable RNA-binding protein ARP1 isoform X2, whose protein sequence is MAQQQRQQFQMGDTKLTKIFVGGLAWETQKDTMRRYFEQFGEIVEAVVISDKNTGRSKGYGFVTFKEGEAAMRACQNMNPVIDGRRANCNLAFLGAHKPRPPTSPRHGRFRSPGGAGLVAPSPQFRGSSSSSAFVQHTGQFPIPYSAYGFSGYSQEGMYPMNYYNHHLYGGQQFSPYMGPPSSGSTGMFHGYYPYYPQYNPAQSSNQAQAQTHHQGFSFQYTTPPAPPVLHYPYLPHQQFSSQPPPPPILSLPTSLALSLASSAPSSSSSASTSAATTATKTVVVTTTAAEASNKDGHEAVTSSSIKIED, encoded by the exons ATGGCTCAGCAGCAGAGACAACAGTTTCAGATGGGTGATACGAAGCTGACGAAGATCTTCGTGGGAGGATTGGCTTGGGAGACGCAGAAAGATACAATGAGACGTTACTTCGAACAGTTTGGTGAAATCGTTGAAGCTGTCGTTATTTCTGATAAGAACACTGGCAGATCCAAAGGCTATGGCTTT GTGACGTTTAAGGAAGGAGAAGCAGCGATGAGAGCTTGTCAGAATATGAATCCTGTGATTGATGGAAGGAGAGCTAATTGCAATCTTGCTTTTCTTGGTGCTCACAAACCTCGTCCTCCTACTTCTCCTAGAcatg GTAGATTTAGGTCACCAGGAGGAGCAGGATTAGTTGCTCCTTCTCCTCAGTTCAGaggctcctcttcttcctctgcttttGTTCAACACACTGGTCAATTCCCAATCCCTTACTCTGCTTATGG ATTCTCTGGTTATTCTCAGGAGGGAATGTACCCAAtg AACTACTACAATCATCACCTCTATGGTGGGCAGCAGTTTTCACCATATATGGGACCTCCATCATCAGGATCAACAGGAATGTTCCATGGTTACTATCCTTACTATCCTCAGTACAATCCAGCACAAAGCAGCAACCAAGCTCAAGCTCAAACTCATCATCAAGGTTTCAGCTTTCAATACACTACTCCTCCTGCTCCTCCTGTGTTACACTACCCTTACTTGCCTCATCAGCAGTTCAGCTCTCAGCCTCCTCCACCTCCAATCCTCTCCCTTCCAACCTCTTTGGCTCTATCATTAGCATCTTCAGCTCCATCTTCATCCTCTTCAGCTTCCACCTCAG CTGCAACAACTGCAACCAAAACAGTAGTTGTGACTACAACAGCAGCTGAAGCTAGCAACAAAGATGGTCATGAAGCAGTTACATCATCATCCATCAAGATAGAGGATTGA
- the LOC106453280 gene encoding NAC domain-containing protein 43-like, with translation MMSESMSISVNGQSQVPPGFRFHPTEEELLQYYLRKKVNSIKIDLDVIRDVDLNKLEPWDIQEMCKIGTTPQNDWYFFSHKDKKYPTGTRTNRATAAGFWKATGRDKIIYSNGRRIGMRKTLVFYKGRAPHGQKSDWIMHEYRLDDNIISTEDVTVREVVTIIGEASQDEGWVVCRIFKKKNLHKTLSSPIGGASLSGGGDMARATSSSQMFNDDTIEQFLEIMGRSCKEELNLDPFMKLPNLESPNSQTVNNNCHVNSPENHDIHVSNVVDTSFVTSWAALDRLVASQLNGPISYSMATVDESRVDQDHLAFPSINRSGSYHAGLMQEYTPEMELWNTTTSSLLSSSDSFRHVSNGSR, from the exons ATGATGTCCGAATCTATGAGCATATCAGTGAACGGACAATCTCAAGTGCCTCCTGGGTTTAGGTTTCACCCGACCGAGGAAGAGCTGCTGCAGTATTATCTCCGGAAGAAAGTCAATAGCATCAAGATCGATCTCGACGTTATTCGCGACGTTGATCTTAACAAGCTCGAGCCTTGGGATATTCAAG AGATGTGTAAAATAGGAACAACGCCTCAAAACGACTGGTATTTCTTTAGCCACAAGGACAAAAAATATCCGACAGGAACCAGAACTAACCGAGCTACGGCAGCCGGATTTTGGAAAGCAACGGGTCGTGACAAGATCATATATAGTAATGGCCGTAGGATCGGGATGAGAAAGACTCTTGTTTTTTACAAAGGTCGAGCTCCTCACGGCCAAAAATCTGATTGGATCATGCATGAGTATAGACTCGACGACAACATTATTTCCACTGAGGATGTCACGGTTCGTGAG GTGGTGACTATTATTGGGGAGGCATCGCAGGACGAAGGATGGGTGGTGTGTCgtattttcaagaaaaaaaacctTCACAAAACCTTAAGCAGTCCCATCGGAGGAGCTTCCCTTAGTGGCGGCGGAGACATGGCAAGGGCGACGTCCTCATCACAGATGTTCAACGATGATACTATTGAGCAATTCCTAGAAATTATGGGGCGATCTTGTAAAGAAGAGCTAAATCTAGACCCTTTCATGAAACTTCCAAACCTCGAGAGCCCTAACAGTCAAACAGTCAACAACAACTGCCACGTCAACTCTCCTGAAAATCATGACATCCACGTCAGCAACGTGGTCGACACTAGCTTCGTTACCAGCTGGGCCGCTTTGGACCGGCTTGTGGCCTCGCAGCTAAACGGACCCATATCATACTCAATGGCAACCGTCGATGAGAGCCGCGTTGATCAGGATCATCTCGCTTTCCCTAGCATAAACCGGTCCGGTTCGTACCACGCCGGTTTAATGCAAGAATATACACCAGAGATGGAGCTATGGAACACGACGACGTCCTCTCTATTATCATCATCTGACTCATTTCGCCACGTGTCTAACGGTAGTAGATAA